Proteins encoded together in one Corynebacterium liangguodongii window:
- a CDS encoding LacI family DNA-binding transcriptional regulator, whose translation MAKAAGVSLSSVSRVFLGQKKVSQATRRKVLAVAEDIGYVPNPFGHRRGQKDDRTIGLLLRDADNPAYGALFSSLHHVAQKRGWELATMTVNTGKQDDYQVELLHQLLGMKVAGLIVATGDLPSSALEPFMLRVPILRICTPEPDRLVHAVSYDSAAAGAELARLVLEAGHTRIAVVRTCSDISLPEWTNATSAIGTIREAGLEPFIVDVRNDAGADYILPLVQSGAVSVVMCPSDRRQVGFIELFEKSGLSVPGDVSVTGCDGLLPGSEVMGLTTYRWPVERVAETALSQIIDIIGRFGTPNNRLSPVSITIGGELIPGRTLAQVAGE comes from the coding sequence GTGGCGAAGGCCGCCGGGGTGTCGCTGAGCTCCGTATCCCGGGTATTTCTTGGGCAAAAGAAAGTCTCTCAAGCGACGCGGCGCAAAGTGCTCGCAGTTGCAGAAGATATCGGCTACGTGCCCAACCCGTTCGGACACCGTCGAGGGCAGAAGGACGACCGTACCATCGGACTACTCCTACGCGATGCGGATAATCCAGCCTACGGCGCATTATTTAGCTCGCTGCATCACGTTGCCCAGAAGCGCGGCTGGGAGCTGGCGACGATGACGGTGAACACCGGCAAACAAGACGACTACCAGGTCGAGCTGTTGCACCAGCTGTTGGGGATGAAGGTCGCGGGGCTTATCGTCGCCACGGGGGACCTCCCGAGCAGCGCGCTCGAGCCGTTTATGCTGCGGGTGCCCATTCTACGCATCTGTACCCCGGAACCCGATAGGCTCGTCCATGCGGTCTCCTATGACTCCGCGGCGGCAGGAGCGGAGCTGGCCCGGCTCGTCTTGGAAGCGGGGCACACCCGTATCGCGGTTGTGAGGACGTGTTCTGATATTTCACTACCTGAATGGACCAATGCCACCTCTGCCATCGGCACGATCCGTGAGGCAGGGCTCGAGCCGTTTATTGTCGACGTCCGAAACGATGCCGGTGCAGACTACATCCTCCCTCTCGTCCAAAGCGGCGCTGTGAGCGTGGTTATGTGCCCGTCGGATCGGCGGCAGGTGGGATTTATTGAGCTGTTCGAAAAAAGCGGGCTCTCCGTGCCCGGAGACGTAAGTGTTACTGGCTGTGATGGTCTCCTTCCAGGCTCCGAGGTCATGGGGCTTACCACCTATCGCTGGCCGGTCGAGCGAGTTGCGGAGACAGCGCTATCCCAGATAATTGACATCATTGGCCGATTCGGTACCCCAAACAATCGCCTCTCCCCCGTAAGCATCACCATTGGCGGGGAACTTATTCCCGGTCGGACGCTGGCGCAGGTCGCGGGGGAATAA
- a CDS encoding ArsR/SmtB family transcription factor yields the protein MPLSIPINCYTRFSEHVGIIASVSNPVRWAVVRTLSVHGAQPQEKIAAYLQVSPSTLSRHLHILSNCHLIELRRVGKGNIVSLRPTAHRILDAALPIIPPRPAPASDRE from the coding sequence ATGCCACTAAGCATCCCCATTAACTGCTACACGCGCTTTTCAGAGCACGTCGGAATCATCGCGTCAGTAAGCAATCCGGTCCGCTGGGCGGTGGTTCGAACCCTGTCCGTGCACGGCGCGCAGCCACAGGAAAAGATCGCCGCCTACCTCCAGGTCAGCCCCTCGACTCTCAGCCGACACTTGCACATCTTGTCCAATTGCCACTTGATCGAATTGCGGAGAGTGGGAAAGGGGAACATCGTTTCCCTCAGGCCTACCGCCCACCGCATCCTCGATGCGGCGCTGCCGATTATTCCCCCGCGACCTGCGCCAGCGTCCGACCGGGAATAA